Genomic DNA from Terriglobales bacterium:
TCGAGGTGGTGGTCGTGGACGACGGCTCCGCCGACCGCACCCCCGCCATCGCGAAGTCGTTCCCGGGCGTGCGCGTACTTGAGGCCGGGCCGCTGCCGGAGGGGTGGAGCGGGAAATCGAATGCCTTGGTCGGCGGCGTCGGTCAGGCGCGCGGCGCCTGGCTGCTGTTCACCGACGCCGACACGGTGCACCGGCCCGGGTCGCTGGCGCGCAGCCTGGCCGAGGCGAAGGAGCACGGCGCGGCCCTGCTCTCCTATTCCCCGGCGCAGGAGATCCACGGCTTCTGGGAGCACGCAGTGATGCCGCTGGTGTTTTCCGATCTCTCCCGCACCTACCCGCCGGCAAAGGTCAACGATCCGGCCTCGCCGGTGGCCGCCGCCAACGGCCAGTACCTGCTGGTGGAGCGCGGCGCCTACGAGGCAGTGGGAGGACACGCGGCCGTCGCGCAGGAGCTCCTGGAAGACGTCGCGCTCGCCCGGGTCTTCAAGCGCGCCGCCTATCGCCTGCATTTTCGCTACGGGGGCGACGCGGTGCGCACCCGCATGTACCGCAGCTTGGGGCAAATGTGCGAGGGCTGGACCAAGAACCTGGCCTTGCTCTTTCCGGCCGTGCGGCTGGCAGCCTGGCGCGGCCTGGAGTTCCTGTGGATCGCGGGGAGCGTGGCGCTGACAGCCTGGGGCGCGGCCGCAGGGGAAAGAAGGCTTGCGGCCCT
This window encodes:
- a CDS encoding glycosyltransferase, whose translation is MTPAPQENGPAVSVIVPARNEEASLGACLESLVCQEGVDFEVVVVDDGSADRTPAIAKSFPGVRVLEAGPLPEGWSGKSNALVGGVGQARGAWLLFTDADTVHRPGSLARSLAEAKEHGAALLSYSPAQEIHGFWEHAVMPLVFSDLSRTYPPAKVNDPASPVAAANGQYLLVERGAYEAVGGHAAVAQELLEDVALARVFKRAAYRLHFRYGGDAVRTRMYRSLGQMCEGWTKNLALLFPAVRLAAWRGLEFLWIAGSVALTAWGAAAGERRLAAL